A single Branchiostoma floridae strain S238N-H82 chromosome 11, Bfl_VNyyK, whole genome shotgun sequence DNA region contains:
- the LOC118425723 gene encoding chondroitin sulfate synthase 1-like isoform X1, translated as MTERRSGHNKLKPSLLDAVSRSSKTAEKMTRFGIRMSRKTRQTVSFISGVVIGFWIMLTIMTHVPDKDMTSPVSSTSEWTPGVPKEGWQAGYGPTSLESNQKHIYIGVMTARKYLNSRVVAVYETWGKQVPGKVEFFSAYDPKHRTPRGIPVVTNIPGIDDTYPPQKKSFLMLKYMHDFYIDKYEWFIRADDDVYIRVDKLQKFLRSVNSSKPLYIGQSESSQKNERLSMSSSDSFCLGGPGVILSRETLRRIAPHISHCLKNMYSKHEDVEIGRCIKRFANVSCTRASDTERIFFNDLKCYKKGSVQHLYPGLVQHVITVHPNKGPKDQYKFYTYFSALRLEVLQQRMLELFRTIDKMTNEL; from the coding sequence ATCCTCTAAGACAGCAGAAAAAATGACTCGATTCGGAATACGTATGTCGAGAAAGACCCGACAAACGGTGTCCTTCATATCAGGGGTCGTCATCGGATTTTGGATAATGCTCACAATCATGACCCATGTACCTGACAAAGATATGACCAGCCCTGTGTCTTCTACATCAGAATGGACGCCCGGCGTTCCTAAAGAAGGTTGGCAAGCAGGGTACGGGCCAACAAGTCTCGAAAGTAATCAGAAGCATATCTACATTGGTGTCATGACAGCAAGAAAGTATCTAAATTCGAGAGTTGTTGCCGTCTACGAAACATGGGGGAAACAAGTTCCGGGAAAAGTCGAATTCTTCTCCGCCTACGATCCAAAACATCGAACTCCCAGGGGAATCCCGGTCGTCACCAATATCCCTGGAATCGACGACACCTACCCGCCTCAGAAGAAGTCCTTCCTGATGCTGAAGTACATGCATGACTTTTACATTGACAAGTATGAGTGGTTCATCCGAGCAGATGATGATGTTTACATCCGAGTGGACAAGCTACAAAAGTTCTTGCGATCTGTAAATTCCAGTAAACCTCTTTACATCGGGCAATCTGAGTCCAGCCAGAAAAACGAAAGGTTAAGCATGAGTTCCAGTGATAGCTTCTGTTTGGGAGGACCTGGCGTGATCTTGAGCCGAGAAACGCTGCGGAGAATAGCCCCACACATTTCACACTGCTTGAAGAACATGTACTCCAAACACGAAGACGTGGAGATCGGGAGATGTATCAAGCGATTTGCGAACGTTTCCTGTACCCGCGCTTCTGACACTGAGCGTATATTCTTCAATGActtaaaatgttacaaaaagggAAGTGTGCAGCACCTGTATCCAGGTTTAGTTCAACATGTCATCACCGTTCACCCAAACAAAGGTCCAAAAGATCAGTACAAGTTCTACACATACTTCTCAGCCCTCAGACTTGAGGTATTACAGCAGCGGATGCTCGAGCTTTTTCGTACCATTGATAAAATGACCAATGAGCTTTAA
- the LOC118425723 gene encoding chondroitin sulfate synthase 1-like isoform X2, translated as MTRFGIRMSRKTRQTVSFISGVVIGFWIMLTIMTHVPDKDMTSPVSSTSEWTPGVPKEGWQAGYGPTSLESNQKHIYIGVMTARKYLNSRVVAVYETWGKQVPGKVEFFSAYDPKHRTPRGIPVVTNIPGIDDTYPPQKKSFLMLKYMHDFYIDKYEWFIRADDDVYIRVDKLQKFLRSVNSSKPLYIGQSESSQKNERLSMSSSDSFCLGGPGVILSRETLRRIAPHISHCLKNMYSKHEDVEIGRCIKRFANVSCTRASDTERIFFNDLKCYKKGSVQHLYPGLVQHVITVHPNKGPKDQYKFYTYFSALRLEVLQQRMLELFRTIDKMTNEL; from the coding sequence ATGACTCGATTCGGAATACGTATGTCGAGAAAGACCCGACAAACGGTGTCCTTCATATCAGGGGTCGTCATCGGATTTTGGATAATGCTCACAATCATGACCCATGTACCTGACAAAGATATGACCAGCCCTGTGTCTTCTACATCAGAATGGACGCCCGGCGTTCCTAAAGAAGGTTGGCAAGCAGGGTACGGGCCAACAAGTCTCGAAAGTAATCAGAAGCATATCTACATTGGTGTCATGACAGCAAGAAAGTATCTAAATTCGAGAGTTGTTGCCGTCTACGAAACATGGGGGAAACAAGTTCCGGGAAAAGTCGAATTCTTCTCCGCCTACGATCCAAAACATCGAACTCCCAGGGGAATCCCGGTCGTCACCAATATCCCTGGAATCGACGACACCTACCCGCCTCAGAAGAAGTCCTTCCTGATGCTGAAGTACATGCATGACTTTTACATTGACAAGTATGAGTGGTTCATCCGAGCAGATGATGATGTTTACATCCGAGTGGACAAGCTACAAAAGTTCTTGCGATCTGTAAATTCCAGTAAACCTCTTTACATCGGGCAATCTGAGTCCAGCCAGAAAAACGAAAGGTTAAGCATGAGTTCCAGTGATAGCTTCTGTTTGGGAGGACCTGGCGTGATCTTGAGCCGAGAAACGCTGCGGAGAATAGCCCCACACATTTCACACTGCTTGAAGAACATGTACTCCAAACACGAAGACGTGGAGATCGGGAGATGTATCAAGCGATTTGCGAACGTTTCCTGTACCCGCGCTTCTGACACTGAGCGTATATTCTTCAATGActtaaaatgttacaaaaagggAAGTGTGCAGCACCTGTATCCAGGTTTAGTTCAACATGTCATCACCGTTCACCCAAACAAAGGTCCAAAAGATCAGTACAAGTTCTACACATACTTCTCAGCCCTCAGACTTGAGGTATTACAGCAGCGGATGCTCGAGCTTTTTCGTACCATTGATAAAATGACCAATGAGCTTTAA